The Candidatus Acidiferrales bacterium genomic interval TGATCATGAATGTTTTCCCCTTACCGAGTTCGATGGTTATCTTTCTAAAAAGCGGGGATCCAATCACGTAAGTGTTCTGACCCGGTGTGACCGGATAGAAACCCATTGCGCTGAAGACGTACCATGCCGACATCTGACCGCAGTCGTCATTCCCACAAAGGCCGTCGACCTTGTCGGTGTACCACTTTGATATAATCTCCCTGACAACTCGCTGGGTTTTCCACGGCTCACCAGCATAGTCATACAGATACGGGACGTGATGGCTCGGCTCATTTCCCTGAGCGTCCTGGCCAACCATTCCGCTAATGTCCGGCTGATACCTGCCGGTGACCTGGCTCGATTCGCTGAACAACGAATCGAGCTTACTCGCAAATTTTTCTTTTCCTCCATATAAGTTGATCAATCCGCCAATGTCTTGTGGGACAAAAAAACTGTACTGCCATGCATTCGCCTCTGTATAATTTCCAGACACCGAATAAGGGTCGAATGGGGTGTACCATTTGCCGTTGGACAACTTTCCTCGCATGAACCCAGCGGAGCTGTCAAAAACATTTCGATAGAAAAGGGAACGCTGGTTATATTGCCGGTAAACATCCCTTTTACCAAGTCGCTTCGCAAGTTGTGCGATGCACCAATCATCATAGGCATACTCCAGCGTCTTCGACACGGACTCGTTTTCCTTGTCGGCGGGAATGAATCCACGTTCCTTGTAATATTTCAGGCCCTGCCAGTCCATTTCCGCGCTGTGCTCCATCGCGGACAATGCAGTGTCAAGATTGATACCTCTTTGTTGGTTTGAGACAAGTCCTTTCTCGTATGCATCAAAAATTAACGGGACTGATGGGTAGCCGATCATAGTGTAAGTCTCATTGCCTGCAAGTTCCCACACAGGCAAGAGTCGCGCCTCCCTGTATTTTTCAACGAGTGTTTTGACAAAATCAGCGTCGAGATTCGGATCAATTATCGTCATCAGAGGATGAAAGGCGCGAAATGTGTCCCACAATGAAAACACAGTGTAGTTGACGAAATTTTTCGCCGTATGAATCTTCTGATCCATCCCATAATACCTCCCGTCGACGTCCTGAAACACATTGGGATGCATCATGGAATGATAGAGTGCAGTGTAGAATGTTCTTTCCTCTGATTCTGTGCCACCTTCGACGCGTATCTTGCCCAGCGCCTTGTTCCAAATCTCTTGAGCGCTCATCCGGTATTTCGTGAAATCAAAATCCGGCATCTCTGCTGCAAGATTTTTCCTCGCACCGTCGAGGCTCACGGCCGAAATTCCGACTCTCACCAGAACCACCTCATCCTTAGTCGTGGAGAATGTCACAAATGCTTTTACATTGTCGCCATCTTGCTTTCTATTGCCGCTACTTACAGTATCTCCATTTGCTGTTCCAAATCTCCTGAATGGTTTCGAGAATTGAGCAACGAAGTAAATGCACCGATCATTTGCCCAACCGTGAGACCTCCTCATCCCTTCCACCCATTTGTCTCCGACAATCTTTATCCATGACCCCGTGCAAGTGTTCCCGATTCCATGCTGAAGATCAATTACAATATTTGAGCTGTCCGATCTTGGGAAAGAATATTCGTGCAGGCCGCAGCGATAAGTCACCGTAAGCTTGACTCTGACACCATATCTGTCGAGAAAAACGCTGTAGTAGCCGGGGGACGCCTTCTCTGTCGAATGGCTGAATGATGATCGATATCCTGAATCCGGATTTTCGTCGGTCCCCGGGACAACCCTTACCTTTCCAACCGTCGGCATGAAAAGAATGTCCCCGTAATCCATTGCGCCCGTGCCGCTGAGATGCGTATGGCTGAATCCCATTATTGTCTTTGAAGAATAGTTGTACCCGGAACACCAATCCCATCCATTTACTTCTTCGTCGGGACTCAATTGAACCATCCCGAACGGCAAGGTCGCACCTGGAAAAACATGCCCGTGGGCAGCGGTACCGATGAAGGGATCAACAAGTGCGTCAGGATTTTTTTCCTGGGCGTTTGCTAATGCCCCAGCGGCAAATAACGCAGCCACAGAAATGCAAGCTAAAGTCCTCACTCTCCTCATCTCCTTTTAAGACGGAACGAATTCTCTCAGCGGTAATTATAATAAACGAGAAGTATATTTCAAATAAAAATATTCTACAAGGTTACGTTCCGTCCTCTTTGCTTTCGCTCAATCCTAGACGCCAAGAATCTCCAAAACAACCAATAAAAACTTAAATGAGATGAGAATGCGCATGCTTCAAGGAACCAAAAGCGTGCATGTTTCTTTGAATGGAAAATTTTGACTTCTTCAAAAATTACCAGGTGGGTCGAATTATTTTAGTTATGTGAGATTCTGCCCGCGGGATGTCAGACTTTTTGGTTTTCTCAAGAACTCCGACTTGCTTCCCCTCGAGAACAATTGAACGGCATATCCAATGAATGAACAAAAATTGTCACTAATGCCTTCGGCATTCAGTCGTCCAAGCCACTCTACACCTCTCACCGGCCTGATGAGGCCGACGAGGAAAATCATGTCTTGCTTCCGAATTTGATTCTTTTATCTCTGAATCCGGGCCGAGCCACCCTTAGCAAAAGTGCGCACCTGCTCGACCGTTGCCATTGTTGTGTCACCGGGGAAGGTCGTCAGGAGTGCTCCATGGGCCCAGCCAAGCTTCACAGCCTCTTCAGGTGTTTCTCCTGATATGAGACCATAGAAGAAGCCGCTCGCAAAGCCATCGCCACCGCCGACGCGATCTAAGACATTGAGTTCACAAGTTGGGGATGTATATGTTTTTCCGTTCACCCATGCGACGGCTCCCCAACTATGATGGTTCGACGAATAAACTTCACGAAGAGTGGTCGCAACTACTTTGACCTGCGGATACTTCTCAACGACTTTGTTGATCATTCCGAAGAAAGTTCCGGGATCCAGCTTTGATTTCGCTGCAACCTCTGGTCCGGGAATACCCAGGCCTTTTTGTAAGTCTTCTTCGTTGCCGACGAGCACATCGACATTCTTCACAATTCTTGCGACGACCTCTTCGGCTTTCTTCTGCCCCCCCCATAAATTCCAGAGCTTCTCTCGAAAGTTCAGGTCAAAGCTGATAATAGCTCCTGCTTTCTTGGCGGCTTTCATCCCCTCAATGATGACTTCGCCGGTCGTCTCGGAAAGCGCAGCGAAAATTCCGCCACTGTGAAACCACTTAACACCACCGGCAAGAATTTCGTCCCATTTGAAATCTCCCGATTTCAACTGCGCCGCCGCCTCATTCGAGCGATTATAGAACACGACCGGCGGCCGAATGCCATGCCCTGTATCACTATATACAGTCGCCATATTGGGACCTGTCACGCCGTTGTGCTTGAAATGCTTGTAAAAAGGCTTCACCCCCATCGCTCTTACCCGTTCTGCGATAAGGTCGCCTATCGGATAATCGACCATGGCAGTGGCAATGCCCGTGTTCAAGCGGAAACAATCCGCCAAG includes:
- a CDS encoding GH92 family glycosyl hydrolase, with protein sequence MRTLACISVAALFAAGALANAQEKNPDALVDPFIGTAAHGHVFPGATLPFGMVQLSPDEEVNGWDWCSGYNYSSKTIMGFSHTHLSGTGAMDYGDILFMPTVGKVRVVPGTDENPDSGYRSSFSHSTEKASPGYYSVFLDRYGVRVKLTVTYRCGLHEYSFPRSDSSNIVIDLQHGIGNTCTGSWIKIVGDKWVEGMRRSHGWANDRCIYFVAQFSKPFRRFGTANGDTVSSGNRKQDGDNVKAFVTFSTTKDEVVLVRVGISAVSLDGARKNLAAEMPDFDFTKYRMSAQEIWNKALGKIRVEGGTESEERTFYTALYHSMMHPNVFQDVDGRYYGMDQKIHTAKNFVNYTVFSLWDTFRAFHPLMTIIDPNLDADFVKTLVEKYREARLLPVWELAGNETYTMIGYPSVPLIFDAYEKGLVSNQQRGINLDTALSAMEHSAEMDWQGLKYYKERGFIPADKENESVSKTLEYAYDDWCIAQLAKRLGKRDVYRQYNQRSLFYRNVFDSSAGFMRGKLSNGKWYTPFDPYSVSGNYTEANAWQYSFFVPQDIGGLINLYGGKEKFASKLDSLFSESSQVTGRYQPDISGMVGQDAQGNEPSHHVPYLYDYAGEPWKTQRVVREIISKWYTDKVDGLCGNDDCGQMSAWYVFSAMGFYPVTPGQNTYVIGSPLFRKITIELGKGKTFMISAENASDENMYIQSSTLDGKPYDMPYLTHSDIMKGGTLALVMSNVPDEQWGLSDSGLFIMAPNHNIIPMPEIESTGGVFYDSTVVSLNSSEAGSRIRYTLDGDEPDSQSPIYVAPVTIHKPCTLKAAAFSENSDQSMTSEAKFVKSFYPPATYRYPFAAKYTGGGPMALTDGREGTTNYQTGEWQGFEGTDLDVVIDLEQEKKIDEVSTGFLQDTGVWIFLPEYVEYYVSQDGKDFKKISEIKNDVDPQKQSLLVKHFTVVLDGIKARYLRVVAKNIGVCPPWHVGAGGKAWLFVDEVKIQ
- a CDS encoding sugar kinase produces the protein MSNDLNVPSKGVLDFVSLGALVHRLDPGIIPFRKATECRIHVSGGEFNVAANLADCFRLNTGIATAMVDYPIGDLIAERVRAMGVKPFYKHFKHNGVTGPNMATVYSDTGHGIRPPVVFYNRSNEAAAQLKSGDFKWDEILAGGVKWFHSGGIFAALSETTGEVIIEGMKAAKKAGAIISFDLNFREKLWNLWGGQKKAEEVVARIVKNVDVLVGNEEDLQKGLGIPGPEVAAKSKLDPGTFFGMINKVVEKYPQVKVVATTLREVYSSNHHSWGAVAWVNGKTYTSPTCELNVLDRVGGGDGFASGFFYGLISGETPEEAVKLGWAHGALLTTFPGDTTMATVEQVRTFAKGGSARIQR